One Tunturibacter gelidoferens genomic region harbors:
- a CDS encoding aconitate hydratase — protein sequence MPTQSHPDSFKSLSTLAVGKSTYDVFRLKALEGTGVDLGRLPFSLRILLENLLRHEDGRTVTAEDIQFLACWDPNAEPSREIAYMPARVLMQDFTGVPAVVDLAAMRDAMKALGGDPEKINPLQPAELVIDHSVQVDEFGTQRAYDLNAALEFQRNRERYAFLKWGQTAFDNFSAVPPGMGICHQVNLEYLARVVFTTTPDAQGKVFAYPDTLVGTDSHTTMVNGLGVLGWGVGGIEAEAAMLGQPVSMLVPQVVGFKLTGKLKEGTTATDLVLTVTEMLRKLGVVGKFVEFYGSGITELPLADRATIANMAPEYGATCGIFPVDAETLKYLRLTGRNEEQIALVEAYYREQGLFHTADAKEAVYSATISLDLATVEPSVAGPKRPQDRVALSQAGASFKEQLPGLLGPNGNKHVIRQMVRWEGEGGTASESGDLSSSVGASAPVVEAPVVPVITISDQTIPLLEAPHVSIRSRFGVDPDQYLDHGSIVIAAITSCTNTSNPYVMMAAGLLAKKAVEKGLSTPPWVKTSLAPGSRVVTDYYVKAGLMPYLDQLRFQVVGYGCTTCIGNSGPLPTDVSKSIEDHGLVAVSVLSGNRNFEGRISPEVRANYLMSPPLVVAYALAGHIAHNFETEALGRDLDGKPVFLRDIWPTQAEVSAAVNSSIDSEMFRRQYSTVSEGDNNWKSLKFPDGETYGWEPDSTYIRKAPYFDGMPATPAPVGDIHGARVLAVLGDSVTTDHISPAGSIKLNGPAGKYLTEHGVKPSDFNSYGSRRGNHEVMVRGTFANVRLRNKLAPGTEGGVTRLLPEDVPMSIYDASVEYAKRETPLAILAGKEYGSGSSRDWAAKGPRLLGIKFVIAESYERIHRSNLVGMGILPLQFLPGQNVESLHLTGEELFAIGDAPGQLKAMLDGKFADGKVVTVFAESDLGKTIEFSATVRIDTPQEILYYQNGGILQYVLRQLAGKVPASA from the coding sequence ATGCCGACACAATCGCATCCTGATTCGTTTAAGAGCTTATCCACACTAGCTGTAGGGAAGAGCACGTACGATGTATTTCGACTGAAGGCGCTGGAGGGGACGGGTGTTGACCTTGGCCGGCTTCCCTTCTCACTGCGGATTCTGCTGGAGAACCTGCTGCGGCATGAGGATGGCCGCACCGTGACTGCTGAAGATATTCAATTTCTGGCGTGCTGGGATCCGAATGCGGAGCCTTCGCGAGAGATTGCTTACATGCCGGCGCGAGTGTTGATGCAGGACTTTACCGGCGTGCCTGCTGTTGTCGATCTGGCTGCGATGCGGGATGCGATGAAGGCGCTGGGCGGTGATCCGGAGAAGATCAATCCGCTGCAGCCGGCAGAGCTGGTGATCGACCACTCGGTTCAGGTGGATGAGTTTGGAACACAGCGGGCGTATGACCTGAATGCGGCGCTGGAGTTTCAGCGCAATCGCGAGCGCTATGCGTTTTTGAAGTGGGGGCAGACGGCGTTCGATAATTTTTCAGCTGTGCCGCCTGGAATGGGGATCTGTCATCAGGTGAACCTGGAGTACCTGGCGCGGGTCGTGTTTACGACGACGCCGGATGCGCAGGGGAAGGTGTTCGCATATCCCGACACTTTGGTGGGAACCGACTCGCACACGACGATGGTGAATGGTTTGGGCGTGCTGGGCTGGGGCGTAGGCGGCATTGAGGCAGAGGCAGCGATGCTGGGACAGCCGGTGAGCATGCTGGTGCCACAGGTGGTTGGGTTCAAGCTGACGGGCAAGCTGAAAGAGGGCACGACTGCTACGGACCTGGTACTGACCGTGACGGAGATGTTGCGGAAGCTCGGTGTGGTGGGTAAGTTCGTGGAGTTTTATGGGTCGGGGATTACAGAGCTGCCGCTGGCTGACCGCGCGACGATTGCGAATATGGCTCCGGAGTACGGGGCTACTTGCGGAATCTTCCCGGTGGATGCGGAGACGCTGAAGTATCTGCGACTGACCGGGCGCAATGAAGAGCAGATTGCACTCGTAGAGGCTTACTACCGCGAGCAGGGGCTGTTTCATACGGCGGATGCGAAGGAGGCCGTTTACTCGGCGACGATTTCGCTGGATCTGGCGACGGTAGAGCCGAGTGTGGCCGGTCCGAAGAGGCCGCAGGATCGAGTTGCACTGTCGCAGGCAGGTGCGAGCTTCAAGGAGCAACTACCCGGGCTGCTGGGGCCGAATGGAAACAAGCATGTGATTCGGCAGATGGTGCGCTGGGAGGGAGAGGGTGGGACGGCTTCGGAATCGGGCGATCTGAGCAGCAGCGTAGGGGCTTCGGCTCCTGTGGTGGAGGCTCCGGTAGTGCCGGTGATTACGATCAGCGATCAGACCATACCGCTGCTTGAGGCTCCGCATGTGTCGATTCGGAGCAGGTTTGGCGTAGATCCGGATCAGTATCTCGATCATGGATCGATTGTGATTGCGGCGATCACCTCCTGCACGAATACTTCGAATCCTTACGTGATGATGGCTGCAGGTTTGCTTGCGAAGAAGGCTGTGGAGAAGGGGCTGAGCACGCCGCCGTGGGTGAAGACTTCGCTGGCTCCGGGTTCGCGCGTGGTGACTGATTACTACGTGAAGGCCGGGTTGATGCCGTATCTCGATCAGCTGCGTTTTCAGGTGGTGGGGTATGGATGTACGACGTGCATAGGAAACTCGGGACCGCTGCCCACAGATGTTTCGAAGTCGATCGAGGATCATGGATTGGTGGCAGTGTCGGTGTTGTCGGGGAACCGTAACTTTGAGGGGCGAATCTCGCCGGAGGTGAGGGCGAACTACCTGATGAGTCCTCCGCTTGTGGTTGCGTATGCGCTGGCGGGGCATATTGCGCACAACTTCGAGACGGAGGCACTGGGCCGCGATCTCGACGGCAAGCCTGTCTTCCTGCGCGACATCTGGCCTACGCAGGCAGAGGTCTCGGCGGCGGTGAATTCTTCGATCGATTCCGAGATGTTCCGTCGGCAGTACTCCACGGTCTCGGAAGGCGACAACAACTGGAAGAGCCTGAAGTTTCCGGATGGCGAGACGTATGGGTGGGAGCCGGATTCGACCTATATTCGCAAGGCTCCTTACTTCGACGGGATGCCAGCGACGCCTGCTCCGGTTGGAGATATTCATGGGGCTCGCGTGCTGGCGGTGCTGGGAGATTCGGTGACGACGGATCATATCTCGCCGGCGGGTTCGATCAAGCTGAATGGGCCTGCTGGGAAGTACCTGACCGAGCATGGGGTGAAGCCGTCGGACTTCAACAGCTATGGATCGCGGCGCGGCAACCATGAGGTGATGGTGCGCGGCACGTTTGCCAATGTGCGGTTGCGGAACAAGCTCGCTCCTGGAACTGAAGGCGGTGTGACGCGGCTGCTGCCGGAAGATGTGCCGATGTCGATCTACGATGCGAGCGTGGAGTATGCGAAGCGTGAAACGCCGCTGGCGATTCTTGCGGGCAAGGAGTACGGCTCGGGCTCTTCGCGCGACTGGGCGGCGAAGGGGCCGCGGCTGCTGGGGATCAAGTTTGTGATCGCGGAGAGCTATGAGCGGATTCACCGGTCGAACCTGGTCGGGATGGGGATTCTGCCGCTGCAGTTCCTGCCGGGTCAGAACGTCGAGTCGCTGCATTTGACGGGCGAGGAGTTGTTTGCGATCGGGGATGCGCCGGGTCAGTTGAAGGCGATGCTCGATGGCAAGTTCGCCGATGGCAAGGTGGTGACGGTGTTCGCGGAGTCCGATCTGGGCAAGACGATTGAGTTCTCCGCTACCGTGCGCATCGATACGCCGCAGGAGATTCTGTACTACCAGAACGGCGGAATCCTGCAATACGTGTTGCGGCAACTGGCGGGGAAGGTTCCGGCCTCGGCTTAG
- a CDS encoding glycosyl hydrolase family 28-related protein yields the protein MKFQGFLSRASRFVLCLTASYALPLYAAPQTPSVTRAALDPSLVDDRGANAHFVEQEAENAVTDGTIIGPARTAYTLPAEASGRAAVQLLPGQYVEFTLPEAANAITVRYSIPDAPTGGGITAPLEVSVNGRSLVTMTLTSQYAWLYNQYPFSNDPNAGLLFPDQYITECACVPSATTPPPVITKPFRPNHFYDEQRLLLGHRYHEGDKIRLTAPASSNAAWTVIDLLDSEVVGPPQHRDEPAVNVQRFGADPTGQRDSADAFDTAIAFAKAWHREVYLPPGTYQVNRHILVDNVTIEGAGNWYTIVKGHQVTLSTPLPDGSVHTGVGFYGKYVADGGSSNVHLSGFAIEGDVRERIDSDQVNGIGGSLSHSTIEGLYIHHTKVGMWFDGPMSNLRIRNNIIVDQIADGINFHTGVTNSVVANNFVRNTGDDALAMWSDKIEDANNTFDHNTVQTPVLANGIALYGGTDNTISNNLVADPIREGSGLQVGSRFGAQPFTGSLWITNNTTVRSGPFELNWNIGLGAIWIYALEGSINADLEVVGNSFLDNTYNAIMLVSDFPVKDLYTITNVHFKDDRVDGTGTSVVSARVAGSASFENVEARNVGAVGVNNCGSFHFTPAGSEFTLTDLGGNVGGGTTGPWLAPWELPNTITCDDRPPVVPPPPPSPWVTP from the coding sequence ATGAAATTTCAGGGATTCCTGAGTCGCGCGTCTCGCTTTGTCCTGTGCCTGACCGCATCGTATGCTCTACCCCTCTACGCAGCTCCCCAAACCCCTTCGGTAACCCGCGCGGCGCTTGACCCGTCGCTGGTCGATGATCGTGGGGCGAACGCTCACTTTGTTGAGCAGGAGGCTGAGAATGCGGTGACCGACGGCACGATCATTGGCCCCGCCCGGACCGCATACACGCTTCCCGCCGAAGCGTCGGGTCGCGCGGCGGTCCAGCTCCTCCCCGGACAATATGTCGAGTTCACCCTGCCCGAAGCGGCCAATGCGATTACGGTGCGTTACAGCATCCCGGATGCGCCAACCGGCGGAGGTATTACGGCACCGCTTGAGGTCTCAGTTAACGGCCGTTCTCTTGTCACCATGACGCTCACTTCGCAGTACGCATGGCTCTATAACCAGTACCCGTTCTCCAATGATCCGAACGCCGGCCTGTTGTTTCCCGATCAATATATTACCGAGTGTGCCTGCGTACCGTCGGCCACGACCCCGCCGCCGGTGATCACCAAACCGTTCCGACCGAACCACTTCTACGACGAACAGCGTTTGCTGCTCGGTCACAGATACCATGAGGGCGACAAGATCCGCCTCACCGCTCCGGCCTCGAGCAATGCCGCCTGGACAGTAATTGACTTGCTTGACTCCGAGGTGGTTGGCCCCCCGCAGCACCGCGACGAGCCTGCCGTGAACGTGCAGCGGTTCGGTGCCGATCCGACCGGGCAGCGCGATTCGGCGGACGCGTTTGACACAGCGATCGCATTCGCGAAGGCCTGGCACCGCGAGGTCTACTTGCCGCCAGGCACATATCAGGTGAACCGCCATATTCTCGTTGACAACGTCACAATCGAAGGTGCCGGTAACTGGTACACGATCGTCAAGGGACACCAGGTGACCCTGAGTACTCCTTTGCCCGATGGCTCGGTGCACACCGGCGTCGGTTTCTACGGCAAGTACGTTGCCGACGGTGGCAGCTCGAATGTCCATCTCTCCGGCTTCGCCATCGAGGGTGATGTCCGGGAGCGCATTGATAGCGACCAAGTAAACGGCATAGGCGGCTCGTTGAGCCATTCGACGATCGAAGGGCTCTACATCCATCACACGAAGGTGGGCATGTGGTTCGATGGCCCGATGTCGAACCTAAGAATCCGCAACAACATCATCGTGGACCAGATCGCCGATGGGATCAACTTCCACACCGGCGTCACCAACTCGGTCGTGGCGAATAACTTTGTTCGCAACACCGGGGACGACGCCCTAGCTATGTGGTCGGATAAGATTGAGGATGCCAACAACACCTTCGATCACAACACGGTGCAGACACCGGTGTTGGCCAACGGCATCGCCCTCTACGGTGGCACGGACAACACCATTTCGAACAACCTCGTGGCCGATCCGATCCGCGAAGGCAGCGGATTACAGGTTGGTTCCCGCTTTGGAGCCCAGCCGTTCACCGGGAGCTTATGGATCACGAACAACACTACGGTTCGGTCTGGCCCGTTTGAGCTGAACTGGAACATCGGCCTGGGCGCCATCTGGATCTACGCGTTGGAGGGAAGTATTAACGCGGACCTTGAGGTGGTCGGCAACAGCTTTCTTGACAACACCTACAACGCGATCATGCTGGTCAGCGATTTCCCCGTAAAAGACCTGTACACGATCACGAACGTGCACTTCAAGGATGACCGGGTTGACGGCACGGGCACCTCGGTGGTCAGCGCACGGGTGGCAGGTTCGGCATCCTTCGAGAACGTGGAGGCCCGCAACGTAGGCGCCGTTGGCGTCAATAACTGCGGTTCGTTCCACTTCACTCCGGCCGGGTCGGAGTTCACGCTGACCGATCTTGGCGGCAATGTTGGCGGCGGCACTACCGGACCCTGGCTGGCCCCGTGGGAGCTGCCCAATACTATTACTTGCGACGACCGTCCACCGGTCGTTCCACCACCACCGCCTTCTCCCTGGGTTACGCCCTAG